The region AGAAAGTGGAGGACCTCCCCGTGAAATTGAGATAGGGCTCCAAACTTTCTCCTCCACCGCTCTCTGGATCCGAATTGACAACTTCTCCATACATAACACAAAAAGGTATGGGGACATTGGGTCCCCTTGGCGAAGTCCTCTATCAGTTTTGAAACTAGGGAGACGATCACCATTCCAAGGAATAGAAACAGTAGAAGATCTCACACAACACAGAACAAGATTAATAATCACCTCGGGAAAATCAAAGTCTCTAAGAGTATCCTCCAAGAAATCCCACTCTAATTTATCGTAAGCCTTCTCCAAGTCAATCTTCATTGCCAAAGACCCATTCTTAGCCTTAGATTTCTCCATAAAATGTACTACCTCCTGTGCCAATATTGCATTATCTGTTGTCCCTCTGCCAGGAATAAAACTAGATTGCAAGGGACCTATAATATGCTCCAGAAAAGGTCGTAGCCGACCCACAAAGACTTTGGTAATGAGTTTATAAATAACATTACATAAACCTATGGGACGGTACTCCTTCATTTGCGTTGGTATGTCCACCTTGGGAATAATCACCAGCAAAGCTTCTGCAAGGGAAGGATCAATTGTTCCAGACAAAAAAGCATCCTGCACAATACGCCACACATCATCTCCCACTATGTCCCAGTAAGTTTTAAAGAACACTGGTTGAAATCCATCTGGACCCGGCGCTTTAAAGGACTTCATAGACATTAGCGCAGCACGAACCTCCGCTTTCGTCACTGGAGCTACAAGCGCCCTCCTACACTCAGCAGGAATTTTAGGAACATTCCCAGCATAGAAGGATTCATACTGGGCATGCCCAGACCTGCAAAACAAAGAACGGTAAAAATCAATTGCCTCTTGCCGGAGCTGCACATCGTCCGTGCACCAGTTGCCATTAATCATAAGCCGATGTATTTTATTCCGCTTCCTACGAATGATAGTCTGAGTATGGAAGAAAGTTGTATTTCGGTCACCAAACTTCACCCATTGCTCTCTAGATTTCTGATACCAAAGTAATTCCTCTTGTCTCAGCACTTCACCATATTCTTCCTGCAACCTACGTTCTAGTTGAACCAGGCTGGAAGTGGTAAATGAATCCTGCTCGCGTTGAACTCCCTTCAAACGACCCTCCACAAGTCTTTTGCGGCGAAAAATATTCCCAAAAACCTGCTCATTAAATGATAAAGAATCAACCTGCACTCGGTAAAGCTTTGCCTGGATATTGCCCCCTGGAGACCTCCAAGCATTCGACACAACTTCCTTGTACTGGTCATGAGCTGTCCACGCTGCGAGAAACCGAAATGGACGCTCATGGGGTATTGACGAACATGCATCACAGTGAACAAGAATCGGATTGTGATCTGAGTACATCCGAGTGAGTACCTCAACATAACCCTCCGGGAAAGCATGTCGCCACTCAATGTCACCCACAGCTCTATCCAAACGCTTGGAGATTTTTAGATACCCATGCTCTTTTCTATGCCAAGTAAAGAATCCTCCTTTTGCTTCCAAATCCACTAAATTACAAGCTTCCAGAACAGCAGCGAATTGCATGGCTCGATTATGATGAAACGCTCCTCCTCTAACTTCTGACGGAAGTAGTATCTCATTAAAATCGCCCACCACCATCCATGGATCAGTGATGCTAGTTCTCAACTGCTGTAAATGATCCCAAAGTTCTATGCGCCTCCCCGGTATTGGACTCGCATACACAGCTGTGCAAGTCCAAGAATACGCTCCTATCGTGCACCTGAAAGTAATAGCCTGAGAATGTGAACATACACACTGTAGAGATACTTTGCTGCCCTGGTTTACCATAACCCATATTCCTCCACTTTGCCCACGAGCCTCCTCAAGACAAGCCAAAGAATAGCCATTCGTCCTTCAAAACAATTCTGAATGGCGAAACTGACAATGCGTCTCCACAAGGATCAAGACATCCGGTTTGGATCGACGAATAAATTCCTTCAATGCTAATTTAGAGTTAGCATTCATCGCTCCTCTTATGTTCCACATGAACACTGTAAAATCCTCAAAACCTAACATGGGAAACAATTTGAGGAGAAGTGCCAGAGCATGGCTATCATGCTCCACCATGATCTTTAAAGATAACATCCTTTGGCAAGACTATGTTGTCAAAGGTTCTGCGTTCCATAGAAGCATTGCCCAAAAGCTGAGCTCCAGGAGCTTCCCCATTATCGGGTCTGGTCTTACCCACCGGCGGCAACCCTCCATGCCCACTACTGGTTGCACCACTCAACGGGGTCCCTTGTGGAAAAATTAATTTCCTCGTCTGGCCTTGCTGCTGACTCATCTGCTTGGCTTGAATTCCACCATCATTCATCAAACCTACATGCATGTTATTCTCTCCATGCCCAGTTCCATTGTTTCCTAATGTCTGCGGCTTTGCATTCCGAGGACGTTTACGGTATTGTACTGAACCACTAGAATAGGAATACTCCTTATTACTAGCAGTTGGCAAATCATTGGAGATATTATTGCCACCTTTTTTGCTAACCCCCAATGTATTCCCTGCAGCTTTGGATTTGTTTCCTTTCCCAGTGAACTGGAAATATTCCTCCTTACTTGGTGCCACTTTCTTAggtttgtttctttttctttccactTTCAGCCACTCTCCATGTGCTGAGTCCGGGCATTTCTCAGGAACATTATTATTCCCTTGAATCTCGGCTGATTGCAAATTAGGGGTTTCACACCCCTGTGACTGCCCCGCTGGCGTGTCAACCTGCGCCGTCATCACCTCAGTAACTGTTACAGCCACCGCCGCGTTAGGAACCCCTTCAGCCTGTTGCTTAGGCTGAGTTTGCACCGGCGACGCCGAGCAGTTGCGAGTTAAGTGGCCATAACAGCCACAAGCTCCACACAACAAATGCAGGCCTTCGTATTCCACTTTATACCAAGTACCACGCAATCGAATCATTCCCACCACCGGTTCACTCAAGTCAATCTCTACGCACACGCGAGCAAAGCGACCCTTATGCATATCGACAGTGTTCATATCAACCTTGATTGGCTTCCCCACACCCTTGGCCAGCGTCATCAATATCTTCCTATGATAGAACTGTAGTCCGAGCCCAGGTATACGAATCCATACAGCCGTCGTATTAATCTTAGAGTCCGCCGCCACAAAGTCCGACGTCCACGGTTTCACTGATAAGTAATGATCAAAGATCATCCATGGCGCTCCAGTGAGAACCTTCACCTTATCCTCTTGTGAATCAAATTTCACAAAGAAATACCCATTATGAACCTCAATGACTTCAAAACTACCATGCAGTTTCCATAGGGACTTCAATCTCTCACACAGAGTTCGGTAGCCAATCTTCTTTCCCAAGAGCTTAATCACCAAACAATCTTCAAACGGATGGAAAATAGACTTATACGCAGTGTCATCCATGTCAAAAGACGGGAATAGCCGATTGCCTTCCACGAGATCCATCTTCATCACCCCAGTCTCCAGCAAATCCACTTCCTCCGGAATCAAAACTGGCTTGACTCCCAACACTTTCTCCTTAAACGTGGGCTTACGTATCGGTGGCGCCTCTGTCTGTTTCATAGGCTCCTGCGCAAGCTCTGAGTCCTCCATCTGAATCTCATTCCGGCCATCACTCGCGTCCCCCATGATGGAGAGCaaagtagcaaaaaaaaaaaaaccgtcTA is a window of Lotus japonicus ecotype B-129 chromosome 5, LjGifu_v1.2 DNA encoding:
- the LOC130719669 gene encoding uncharacterized protein LOC130719669, whose translation is MGDASDGRNEIQMEDSELAQEPMKQTEAPPIRKPTFKEKVLGVKPVLIPEEVDLLETGVMKMDLVEGNRLFPSFDMDDTAYKSIFHPFEDCLVIKLLGKKIGYRTLCERLKSLWKLHGSFEVIEVHNGYFFVKFDSQEDKVKVLTGAPWMIFDHYLSVKPWTSDFVAADSKINTTAVWIRIPGLGLQFYHRKILMTLAKGVGKPIKVDMNTVDMHKGRFARVCVEIDLSEPVVGMIRLRGTWYKVEYEGLHLLCGACGCYGHLTRNCSASPVQTQPKQQAEGVPNAAVAVTVTEVMTAQVDTPAGQSQGCETPNLQSAEIQGNNNVPEKCPDSAHGEWLKVERKRNKPKKVAPSKEEYFQFTGKGNKSKAAGNTLGVSKKGGNNISNDLPTASNKEYSYSSGSVQYRKRPRNAKPQTLGNNGTGHGENNMHVGLMNDGGIQAKQMSQQQGQTRKLIFPQGTPLSGATSSGHGGLPPVGKTRPDNGEAPGAQLLGNASMERRTFDNIVLPKDVIFKDHGGA